The following proteins are encoded in a genomic region of Halomicroarcula saliterrae:
- a CDS encoding CopG family ribbon-helix-helix protein: MRTSLNIPDGLLDEFDDTWQSEGLDSRSRGVREAMQEYIEAHTRLEDIEGDVVVVIAFDYTHEAVIEDVHDVQHQFQDVITTTNHIHEGEWCLETVFCRGPAERVRRLTYRLRDFDAVSRVKLMLLAEH; this comes from the coding sequence ATGCGCACTAGTCTCAACATCCCCGATGGGCTTCTCGACGAATTCGACGACACGTGGCAGTCCGAAGGGCTCGACTCCCGCTCACGTGGCGTTCGTGAAGCGATGCAGGAATACATCGAGGCCCACACACGACTCGAAGATATCGAGGGCGACGTCGTGGTCGTCATCGCGTTCGATTACACCCACGAGGCCGTCATCGAGGACGTCCACGACGTGCAACACCAGTTCCAGGACGTCATCACGACGACTAACCACATTCACGAGGGCGAGTGGTGCCTCGAGACGGTGTTCTGTCGTGGTCCAGCCGAGCGTGTTCGGCGGCTCACCTATCGTCTCCGCGATTTCGATGCCGTGAGTCGGGTCAAACTGATGCTGCTCGCCGAACACTGA
- a CDS encoding GTP-binding protein, producing MSIDDQPPVTILSGGLGAGKTTLLNHLLTVGGDRYDIAVLVNDVGEMNVDAELIENGSELSMDDDGITELSNGCICCGLQNELDQELRRLAFDAEFDHLVIEASGISDPVPIAQRFLEPARASTLYDLDTTVTVVDAAQFHRAFVRGDPIKSTDDDARPLSDLLAEQVEFCDVLVLNKCDLVSDEERRAVERVLRTLHPDIDIVGTANSAVDPERVLGTGLFDRNEASYASRWKQALSPDHETGGDHESHQHDADSHGHDHDEHGHDHDDEHDHLHPPEEFGVDSFIYERRRPLHPERFRAWLDSFPETVVRSKGHMWVAGRERFALDMSQAGTEIHVDVNGRWAATLPEPRQASYRESRSDIQWDDEWGDRETKLVFIGAGMDESAIVDGLDDCLVDADAMDEDWEVFDNPFPGTMDWSKPPMQQRLVVGDAQ from the coding sequence ATGAGCATCGACGACCAGCCGCCGGTCACCATCCTGAGCGGTGGGCTCGGTGCCGGCAAGACGACACTGTTGAACCACCTCCTGACTGTGGGCGGCGACAGATACGATATCGCGGTGCTCGTCAACGACGTCGGCGAGATGAACGTCGACGCCGAGCTCATCGAGAACGGCTCCGAACTCTCGATGGACGACGACGGCATCACGGAGCTCTCGAACGGCTGCATCTGCTGTGGGCTCCAGAACGAGCTCGACCAGGAGCTGCGCCGGCTCGCCTTCGACGCCGAGTTCGACCACCTGGTCATCGAAGCGTCGGGAATCAGCGACCCCGTCCCGATCGCACAGCGGTTCCTCGAACCGGCGCGTGCCTCCACGCTGTACGACCTCGACACGACCGTCACCGTCGTCGATGCCGCGCAGTTCCACCGGGCGTTCGTCCGCGGCGACCCGATAAAGTCGACTGACGACGACGCACGTCCACTCTCCGATCTCCTCGCCGAACAGGTCGAGTTCTGTGACGTGCTCGTGCTCAACAAGTGTGACCTCGTCTCCGATGAGGAACGACGGGCCGTCGAACGCGTCCTCCGGACGCTGCATCCCGACATCGACATCGTCGGCACTGCCAACAGCGCTGTCGACCCGGAGCGGGTCCTCGGAACCGGTCTGTTCGACCGGAACGAGGCAAGCTACGCCTCCCGATGGAAGCAGGCCCTCTCGCCCGACCACGAGACTGGTGGGGACCATGAGTCACATCAGCATGACGCCGACAGTCACGGTCACGACCACGACGAACACGGCCACGACCACGACGACGAACACGACCATCTACACCCGCCCGAGGAGTTCGGTGTCGATTCGTTCATCTACGAGCGCCGGCGACCGCTCCATCCCGAGCGGTTTCGCGCTTGGCTCGACTCGTTCCCCGAGACCGTCGTCCGGTCGAAAGGCCACATGTGGGTCGCCGGTCGCGAGCGGTTCGCACTGGACATGAGCCAGGCCGGGACGGAGATTCACGTCGACGTCAACGGCCGATGGGCAGCGACGCTCCCGGAGCCTCGACAGGCCTCCTACCGCGAATCGCGGTCCGATATCCAGTGGGACGACGAGTGGGGCGACCGCGAAACGAAACTCGTCTTCATCGGTGCCGGAATGGACGAATCCGCCATTGTCGACGGGCTCGACGACTGTCTCGTCGACGCTGACGCGATGGACGAGGACTGGGAGGTGTTCGACAATCCGTTCCCGGGGACGATGGACTGGTCGAAACCCCCCATGCAACAGCGGCTCGTGGTTGGTGATGCCCAATGA
- the nikC gene encoding nickel transporter permease, whose protein sequence is MNDCSHELRSWARRSRSYLVRGMRGQPITSVGALIVVSLGCVAVFGPILTPYDPAAQNLAKRLQPPSLVHPLGTDQFGRDILTRLVYGARISLGIAVTVTAVRVLIGTAVGLVAGYADGWVDEFLMRLVDLQLAFPGLVLALVVAGILGPSLGNVMVALAAVGWGTYARVVRGSVLSVKQRRYVDAARLAGAPRRRIVRRHLLPAVVSPVVVIATLNLGTVVVATAGLSFIGLGAQPPTAEWGTMLESGREHLRQAWWVVNAPGGAIAVTVLGFNLLGDGLRDRLDPRQETRIEEV, encoded by the coding sequence ATGAACGACTGTAGCCACGAGTTGCGGTCGTGGGCGAGACGTTCCCGTAGCTATCTCGTCCGTGGAATGCGCGGGCAACCGATCACGTCTGTCGGGGCGCTTATCGTCGTCTCGTTGGGCTGTGTCGCCGTCTTCGGCCCTATCCTGACGCCGTACGATCCGGCGGCACAGAATCTAGCGAAGCGGCTCCAGCCGCCATCGTTGGTCCATCCGCTGGGGACCGATCAGTTCGGTCGAGATATCCTGACCCGCCTCGTCTATGGGGCGCGAATATCGCTTGGTATCGCTGTGACAGTTACCGCGGTCCGTGTCCTCATCGGGACCGCTGTCGGGCTGGTCGCGGGCTATGCGGACGGGTGGGTAGACGAGTTCCTGATGCGACTCGTCGACCTTCAGTTAGCCTTCCCGGGACTGGTCCTGGCCCTCGTGGTCGCTGGCATCCTCGGTCCCAGTCTGGGAAACGTGATGGTCGCACTGGCTGCCGTCGGGTGGGGGACGTACGCCCGTGTCGTCCGCGGGAGTGTGCTCTCGGTCAAACAGCGCCGGTATGTCGACGCTGCCAGGCTCGCTGGCGCACCGCGGCGACGCATCGTTCGCCGGCACCTCTTGCCGGCCGTCGTCAGTCCGGTTGTCGTCATCGCGACACTCAATCTCGGGACCGTCGTGGTCGCCACCGCCGGTCTCTCTTTTATCGGATTGGGTGCGCAGCCGCCGACAGCCGAGTGGGGAACGATGCTCGAAAGCGGCCGGGAACACCTCAGACAGGCGTGGTGGGTCGTGAACGCGCCGGGCGGTGCCATCGCGGTGACGGTCCTCGGATTCAATCTGCTCGGGGATGGCCTCCGTGACAGGCTGGATCCACGCCAGGAAACGCGAATCGAGGAGGTGTGA
- a CDS encoding C2H2-type zinc finger protein gives MAYPCSTCDAQFQSAAGVTQHVALHHNTCAECNEEFEETDALRNHIHENH, from the coding sequence ATGGCATACCCCTGCTCCACCTGCGATGCACAGTTCCAGAGCGCCGCCGGCGTCACCCAGCACGTCGCGCTCCACCACAACACGTGTGCGGAGTGTAACGAAGAGTTCGAGGAGACCGACGCGCTGCGCAACCACATCCACGAGAACCACTGA
- the nikB gene encoding nickel ABC transporter permease: MVSSGYAIYRTLTTLVVLAGVSVLTFVFVHLTPGDAAATILRARSGRTPPDHVVQSFRRQHGLDEPLHVQYGHWLLDVLQGDLSTSYYSDRAVTELLLAHLPTTVELAVASILVALLVSIPVGVLSAVHQGEWVDMVGQLGALLGVSIPNFWLGYVLILVFSLRFGLFPVAGTGDFSHLVLPAVTLGSGMTAIITRVVRTSMLDVLDDEYVDVARSKGLRERVVIYKHALRNALIPVVTVVGLQFGFVMNGAVVVEVVFQRPGLGTLLVDSVFARDYPVVQGVVLVIAVLFVLTNLAVDLTYHYLDPRIRSQGVRP, from the coding sequence GTGGTATCTAGCGGGTACGCGATCTATCGTACCCTGACCACGCTCGTGGTCCTCGCGGGCGTCTCGGTACTGACGTTCGTCTTCGTTCACCTGACACCGGGCGACGCGGCGGCGACGATACTCCGGGCTCGTTCGGGCCGAACCCCACCGGACCACGTTGTACAGTCTTTCCGGCGGCAACATGGCCTTGACGAACCACTGCACGTCCAGTACGGACACTGGTTACTCGATGTCCTCCAGGGTGACCTGAGCACGTCTTACTACAGCGACAGGGCCGTCACAGAACTGTTGCTAGCTCATCTCCCGACCACCGTCGAACTCGCCGTCGCGTCGATACTCGTCGCGCTACTCGTCTCTATCCCGGTCGGGGTCCTCAGTGCCGTCCATCAGGGCGAGTGGGTCGATATGGTCGGCCAGCTCGGTGCGTTACTGGGGGTGTCGATACCGAACTTCTGGCTGGGGTACGTACTCATACTCGTCTTCTCGCTGAGATTCGGGCTGTTTCCGGTCGCAGGCACGGGCGATTTCTCGCATCTGGTGCTGCCAGCCGTGACCCTTGGCAGCGGGATGACTGCGATTATCACACGCGTCGTTCGGACATCGATGCTGGACGTACTCGACGACGAGTACGTGGACGTGGCTCGGTCCAAAGGGTTGCGTGAGCGCGTCGTAATCTACAAGCACGCCTTGCGAAACGCGCTCATCCCGGTGGTGACCGTCGTCGGACTCCAGTTCGGGTTTGTCATGAACGGCGCCGTAGTCGTCGAGGTCGTCTTCCAGCGACCTGGGCTTGGAACACTCCTCGTCGACTCAGTGTTCGCCCGTGACTACCCCGTCGTCCAGGGTGTCGTCCTTGTCATCGCTGTCCTGTTCGTGTTGACCAACCTCGCCGTCGACCTGACGTACCACTATCTCGACCCACGGATTCGCTCACAGGGGGTCCGACCATGA
- a CDS encoding cobalt-factor II C(20)-methyltransferase, with the protein MTLYGIGLGPGATDLLTVRGRRRLESVDVVYSPGRLSRRVAAEYVPESKLGDLDFPMTTDPEELKAAWKTAAAEVAPRARDGDVAFVTLGDPCIYSTFGHLRRTLRNNHPGVDIEVVPGVSSVTAFAAVLGVDIEAGAELTLREATDGAAPVGPDRLILFKVTDAPTTHEKLTTAGYDVTFGRRLFMDEEAPLVTSDPEDVADRDYYTLAYAEKRSVSKSE; encoded by the coding sequence ATGACACTCTACGGAATCGGGCTGGGACCGGGTGCGACCGACCTGCTCACGGTTCGCGGTCGGCGCCGGCTCGAATCGGTCGACGTCGTCTACTCGCCGGGTCGGCTCTCGCGGCGCGTCGCCGCCGAGTACGTCCCCGAATCGAAGCTGGGTGATCTGGACTTCCCGATGACGACTGACCCGGAAGAACTGAAAGCGGCCTGGAAGACGGCCGCTGCGGAGGTGGCGCCACGAGCGCGTGACGGCGACGTGGCCTTCGTCACGCTCGGTGACCCCTGCATCTACTCGACGTTCGGCCACCTGCGCCGGACCCTTCGCAACAACCATCCCGGCGTCGACATCGAGGTTGTCCCCGGCGTCAGCAGCGTGACGGCGTTCGCCGCTGTCCTCGGTGTCGATATCGAGGCCGGCGCGGAACTGACGCTGCGGGAAGCGACGGACGGCGCGGCGCCAGTCGGGCCCGACCGGTTGATTCTGTTCAAAGTCACCGACGCGCCCACGACTCACGAGAAACTAACGACAGCAGGATACGACGTGACGTTCGGTCGGCGCCTGTTCATGGACGAAGAAGCGCCGCTCGTCACCAGTGACCCCGAGGACGTAGCTGATCGGGACTACTACACGCTGGCGTACGCCGAGAAACGGTCCGTATCGAAATCCGAGTGA
- a CDS encoding iron-sulfur cluster assembly scaffold protein: MQGSSMYQEVILDHYRNPRRWGRLSSVTFSHTGENSSCGDELTFDLRLAEDGETIDEVAFTGEGCAISIASASLLAEELPGMTLSKVRDLDREDALDLLGIEPTPMRVPCAVLAEKVVQDGVESYEDDE; the protein is encoded by the coding sequence ATGCAGGGTTCCAGTATGTACCAGGAGGTAATCCTGGATCACTACCGCAATCCTCGAAGGTGGGGCCGTCTCTCGTCGGTTACCTTCTCGCACACTGGCGAGAACAGTTCCTGTGGCGACGAACTCACGTTCGACCTCAGACTCGCCGAGGACGGTGAAACGATCGACGAGGTCGCATTTACCGGAGAGGGCTGTGCTATCAGCATTGCGAGCGCGAGCCTGCTTGCGGAGGAACTCCCGGGAATGACGCTCTCGAAGGTTCGTGACCTCGACCGGGAGGACGCCCTCGACCTTCTGGGAATCGAGCCGACGCCGATGCGCGTCCCGTGTGCCGTGCTCGCGGAAAAAGTGGTTCAGGACGGCGTCGAGAGCTACGAGGACGACGAATGA
- a CDS encoding MogA/MoaB family molybdenum cofactor biosynthesis protein gives MIANRRELPPLEDRRASDADGHDVLDPLGVAIVTVSSSRGGTVEMAPPDPSGDAIARILVEAGHVVTARTLVPDDYVGIKTAVSDCLDRPDVDVVVTTGGTGVTADDVTPDAVGELFDRELPGFGEAFRWLSWDEVGSRIVSTRATAGIARDIPVFVLPGSENAVSLATTELITEEAPHLAGLATRHEVA, from the coding sequence ATGATTGCAAACCGTCGGGAACTGCCGCCGCTCGAGGACCGACGCGCGAGCGATGCCGACGGGCACGACGTGCTGGACCCGCTCGGTGTCGCCATCGTAACCGTCTCCTCCTCTCGTGGTGGGACAGTCGAAATGGCACCGCCGGACCCCAGCGGCGACGCTATTGCCCGTATCCTCGTCGAGGCGGGCCACGTCGTTACGGCTCGGACGCTGGTCCCAGACGACTACGTCGGCATCAAGACCGCCGTTAGCGATTGTCTGGACCGGCCGGACGTGGACGTCGTCGTGACAACCGGCGGGACGGGCGTGACCGCCGACGACGTAACCCCCGACGCGGTTGGGGAACTCTTCGACCGGGAACTACCCGGCTTTGGCGAAGCCTTTCGCTGGCTTTCCTGGGACGAAGTGGGGAGTCGGATTGTCTCGACGCGTGCGACGGCAGGCATTGCCCGTGACATTCCGGTGTTCGTCCTGCCAGGGAGTGAGAACGCCGTGTCACTCGCGACAACCGAGCTGATAACCGAGGAGGCACCCCACCTCGCTGGACTTGCAACGCGACACGAGGTGGCGTAG
- a CDS encoding ABC transporter substrate-binding protein, which translates to MGVLEGLFGVDSNGAVQPKLVSDWSRSDGDTRWEFTLRDDVTLHDGSALGADAVVFSLERAFSTSGSRLSGLPIDAVEAADDRTVAVTTSEPLASLPGQLTRPPAGIISPDSANGDGEVESAIATGPFQVDSWQPDSQLAVTKHDGYHGTVPTLERAVLERVQDPQTRMLKLQNDELALATNLPSSEASTLGHESGLTLHRNEGPGTQILVFNTDRQPLSDRRVRQAMLYAIDRNAIVDSVLEGIGSPAHAPWDSERIDWSADDLQTYEHDAEQAATLLSEAGWEQDGDVRRKDGQDLQITLWTYNDRPTLSDVVTVLQSQLGTVGFDIEVRVTEWGALNEAKQNGDFDVFAGFWTFYRSPPDPDTLTNFYHSEQNILDSPYQNAEVDELLESGRTTFDESERAEMYNEVQEIVMTDVPVGFLTRQTKVNGTQSSVTGYDPNPITFDQGLQDISR; encoded by the coding sequence GTGGGTGTCCTCGAAGGCCTGTTCGGTGTCGATAGTAACGGTGCGGTCCAACCGAAACTTGTCAGCGACTGGTCACGGTCGGACGGTGACACGCGCTGGGAGTTTACGCTCCGCGACGATGTCACGCTCCACGACGGGAGTGCCTTGGGAGCAGACGCAGTCGTGTTCTCACTGGAACGAGCGTTCTCGACGAGCGGGTCGAGACTCTCCGGGCTTCCGATAGACGCTGTCGAGGCTGCCGACGACAGAACTGTCGCCGTCACGACTAGCGAGCCACTGGCCTCGCTGCCCGGACAGTTGACGCGTCCACCCGCGGGGATTATCAGCCCGGACTCGGCCAACGGCGACGGAGAAGTCGAGTCGGCCATCGCCACAGGACCGTTCCAGGTTGACTCTTGGCAGCCGGACTCCCAGCTCGCAGTTACGAAGCACGACGGCTACCACGGCACGGTTCCGACTCTCGAACGTGCCGTCCTCGAACGGGTCCAAGACCCACAGACTCGGATGCTAAAACTGCAGAACGACGAACTCGCGCTTGCGACCAATCTCCCGAGTTCAGAAGCCAGTACGCTTGGGCATGAGTCCGGTCTCACGCTCCACCGCAACGAGGGCCCCGGTACGCAGATTCTGGTGTTCAATACGGACCGGCAACCGCTCTCCGACCGGCGCGTCCGACAGGCGATGCTGTACGCAATCGACAGAAACGCCATAGTCGACTCCGTTCTCGAAGGAATCGGGTCGCCCGCACACGCGCCATGGGACTCCGAACGCATCGACTGGTCAGCTGATGACTTGCAGACCTACGAGCACGACGCCGAACAAGCGGCCACGCTTCTCTCCGAAGCTGGCTGGGAGCAAGACGGTGACGTTCGTCGGAAAGACGGACAGGACCTCCAGATCACGCTCTGGACGTACAACGACCGGCCGACACTCTCCGACGTCGTCACCGTGCTACAGTCACAGCTCGGTACTGTCGGATTCGATATCGAGGTCCGGGTTACGGAGTGGGGCGCGCTCAACGAAGCGAAACAGAACGGCGACTTCGACGTCTTCGCTGGTTTCTGGACGTTCTACAGGAGCCCACCCGACCCGGACACGCTGACGAACTTCTATCACTCCGAACAGAACATCCTGGACAGCCCGTACCAGAACGCGGAGGTCGACGAACTCCTCGAATCTGGACGCACGACGTTCGACGAGTCCGAACGAGCCGAGATGTACAACGAGGTCCAGGAAATCGTCATGACCGATGTCCCAGTCGGCTTTCTCACGCGCCAGACCAAAGTCAACGGGACCCAGTCGTCCGTGACGGGATACGACCCGAACCCGATAACCTTCGATCAGGGTCTGCAGGACATCTCGCGATAA
- a CDS encoding GTP-binding protein, with amino-acid sequence MASSNTPIPVTILSGSLGAGKTTTLNHVLTTEQELNAAVLVNDMGEVNVDAEFVERESELSQSDEEIIEMSNGCICCRLRGDMLDEVGRLADQRDFDYLLVESSGISEPIPVAQTFARGFEDAEFDPTGVYELDTMVSVVDAHSFWQGFDSGQALTDDDIEPQGNRVPEEALMDQIEFCDVLLLNKCDLVPDEELDEMEAVLQALQPRAKILRTKHGAVDPTEILATGRFDFDEASQSAGWKRELQHGHHHESAADEHGVTSFIFDADRPFHPERIARLFADLPDGVVRAKGFFWSAGREDVAMGLDKAGQSVRAGPKGTWLATLPEAEQERYFAARPGIKEDWDDQWGDRGTELVFIGREFDQETLTDRLDDCVLSEAEMDEDWDAYPDPFSPDDQRELALADD; translated from the coding sequence ATGGCTTCGAGCAACACCCCGATTCCGGTGACGATTCTGAGCGGCAGTCTCGGTGCTGGCAAGACGACGACGCTCAACCACGTACTCACCACCGAACAGGAACTGAACGCCGCCGTCCTGGTCAACGATATGGGTGAGGTGAACGTCGACGCGGAGTTCGTCGAGCGCGAGTCCGAACTCTCTCAGAGCGACGAGGAGATAATCGAGATGTCGAACGGCTGCATCTGCTGTCGCCTGCGGGGCGACATGCTGGACGAGGTGGGCCGGCTGGCCGACCAGCGGGACTTCGACTATCTGCTCGTCGAGTCTTCGGGTATCAGCGAACCCATCCCGGTGGCCCAGACGTTCGCTCGCGGGTTCGAGGACGCGGAGTTCGACCCAACGGGCGTCTACGAACTCGACACGATGGTCAGCGTCGTCGACGCACACAGTTTCTGGCAGGGCTTCGACTCGGGCCAGGCGCTCACCGACGACGACATCGAACCGCAGGGCAATCGTGTCCCCGAGGAGGCGTTGATGGACCAGATCGAGTTCTGTGACGTTCTCCTGCTCAACAAGTGCGACCTCGTTCCCGACGAGGAACTGGACGAGATGGAGGCAGTCCTACAGGCGCTCCAGCCCCGGGCGAAGATACTCCGGACGAAACACGGCGCAGTCGACCCGACGGAGATACTGGCCACGGGTCGGTTCGATTTCGACGAGGCCAGTCAGTCGGCCGGCTGGAAGCGAGAACTCCAGCACGGTCACCACCACGAGTCGGCCGCCGACGAACACGGCGTCACCTCGTTCATTTTCGACGCCGACCGACCGTTCCACCCGGAGCGAATCGCCCGATTGTTCGCCGACCTCCCGGACGGTGTCGTTCGCGCCAAAGGCTTCTTCTGGTCGGCTGGTCGCGAGGACGTCGCGATGGGCCTCGACAAAGCGGGCCAGTCCGTCCGTGCCGGGCCGAAGGGAACGTGGCTCGCGACGCTTCCGGAAGCCGAGCAGGAGCGATACTTCGCTGCTCGACCCGGAATCAAAGAGGACTGGGACGACCAGTGGGGCGACCGCGGGACCGAACTCGTCTTCATCGGCCGTGAGTTCGACCAGGAGACGCTGACCGACCGGCTGGACGACTGTGTCCTGTCGGAGGCGGAGATGGACGAGGACTGGGACGCGTATCCCGACCCGTTCAGCCCGGACGACCAGCGCGAACTGGCCCTGGCCGACGACTGA
- a CDS encoding CopG family ribbon-helix-helix protein, with the protein MSIVSISMPEALLDRLDTFADEHGYSGRSEVFREASRTLLGEFQQGATDGSTHSCTVTAVFDYGQSAVQQQLTGIRHENGDIVSGTTHAHVSDEYCVELFVLRGTTEEIAGFVNSVRAVPDVRTVEYSILPLGVELSEQALQ; encoded by the coding sequence ATGAGCATTGTGAGCATCTCGATGCCCGAGGCGCTACTTGACCGCCTCGACACGTTCGCCGACGAGCACGGATACAGCGGTCGCAGTGAAGTCTTCCGAGAAGCCTCACGGACACTGCTCGGAGAGTTTCAGCAGGGAGCTACCGACGGCAGTACCCACTCCTGCACGGTGACAGCAGTGTTCGACTACGGCCAGTCAGCAGTGCAACAGCAGCTGACTGGGATACGACACGAGAACGGCGACATCGTCTCTGGAACGACGCACGCGCACGTCAGTGACGAGTACTGTGTCGAGTTGTTCGTGCTCAGGGGAACTACTGAGGAGATAGCCGGGTTCGTCAATTCGGTTCGCGCGGTGCCCGACGTGCGGACGGTCGAGTACTCGATACTCCCGCTCGGTGTCGAGCTCTCCGAGCAAGCCCTTCAGTAG
- a CDS encoding ABC transporter ATP-binding protein has translation MTELLTLSDLRVQFDTADGVVDAVDGASFSVSDGQVVGLVGESGSGKSVTAASVLGLQSPGKIRDGRIVYRGTDLTAISEAAHRDYRGTEIGLVPQDVMSTLNPAYDVGEQIAEALRVDEVGDRQRLTDFLQLSPFRGKAWRGYRRRAVDLLAQVGISDPAERVDAYPHELSGGMRQRVLLAMALAGDPALLIADEPTTGLDTTTQANILDRLRTLADERDTSLLVITHDLNVVAEICDRTVVMNDGETVEAGPTERVLQAPDHPYTAELLSCRLGNVESQPSPTTREAAADGGTSSDSPCTPRYRDATDRCADRTPVIETAGLSKAFDLSESLLERLRSGRRTLRAVDNIDLAVYQGETLGIVGESGSGKSTVAKLLAGLSRPTDGAVRFDGDSVGTVTERTDDCRSDIGFVFQDAGESINPRQTVRETIAEPLLEQGWEKERREARVQTLLDRLDLPTAVASRRSHQLSGGQRQRVALARALALEPRVLILDEPTTGLDASTRSRLLDVLDSLQRRLDLTYVVISHDLDVVRHLADRVLVMYLGRVVERGPAELLFDRPSHPYTAALVESIPPLDGTMPLEGEVPSAVDPPSGCAFHTRCPKAEPECVNTVPESRAVGRAETRCHFADAVADGNRTSKHPGCDRKK, from the coding sequence ATGACGGAACTGCTCACTCTCTCCGACCTCCGCGTCCAGTTCGACACAGCCGACGGCGTCGTCGACGCGGTCGACGGTGCGTCTTTTTCGGTCAGTGATGGCCAGGTCGTCGGGCTGGTCGGTGAGAGTGGTTCCGGAAAATCAGTCACCGCAGCGTCCGTTCTCGGGTTGCAGTCCCCCGGGAAGATACGGGACGGGCGAATCGTCTACAGGGGCACCGACCTCACGGCGATATCCGAAGCCGCTCACAGGGACTACCGAGGCACCGAGATAGGGTTGGTGCCACAGGACGTGATGTCGACGCTCAACCCGGCCTACGACGTGGGAGAACAGATAGCCGAGGCGCTCCGGGTCGACGAGGTGGGCGACCGCCAGCGGCTTACGGACTTTCTTCAGCTCTCGCCGTTCAGAGGCAAAGCGTGGCGAGGCTACCGTCGGCGAGCAGTCGACCTACTCGCACAGGTCGGTATTTCCGACCCGGCGGAGCGGGTCGACGCCTATCCGCACGAACTGTCCGGCGGGATGCGACAACGGGTGCTCCTCGCGATGGCCCTGGCGGGCGATCCGGCTCTCCTGATCGCCGACGAGCCGACGACTGGACTGGACACGACGACCCAGGCCAACATCCTCGACCGCCTCCGGACGCTGGCCGACGAGCGGGACACCTCGTTGTTGGTCATCACACACGATCTGAACGTCGTCGCAGAGATATGTGACCGTACCGTCGTGATGAACGACGGGGAAACGGTGGAAGCGGGCCCCACCGAGCGTGTCTTGCAAGCTCCCGACCACCCCTACACTGCGGAACTGCTGTCGTGTCGTCTCGGGAACGTCGAGAGCCAGCCGTCACCGACGACTCGTGAAGCCGCTGCTGACGGGGGTACCAGCAGTGACTCTCCGTGCACGCCCCGATACCGAGACGCGACGGACAGATGTGCGGATCGAACACCAGTCATCGAGACTGCCGGTCTCTCGAAGGCGTTCGACCTCTCCGAGTCACTACTCGAACGACTGCGTAGCGGCCGTCGGACGCTCCGAGCAGTCGACAACATCGACCTCGCTGTCTACCAGGGTGAGACACTGGGAATCGTCGGCGAGAGCGGGAGCGGAAAATCGACGGTGGCGAAACTGCTCGCTGGACTCTCTCGGCCGACCGATGGCGCAGTGCGATTCGATGGCGACAGCGTTGGAACCGTCACAGAGCGCACCGACGACTGCCGTTCTGACATCGGGTTCGTGTTCCAGGACGCCGGAGAGAGTATCAACCCACGACAGACGGTGCGTGAGACTATCGCCGAACCGCTACTCGAACAGGGATGGGAGAAAGAGCGTCGCGAGGCTCGAGTACAAACGCTCCTCGACCGCCTCGACCTGCCGACGGCGGTCGCGTCCCGTCGATCACATCAGCTTTCCGGGGGACAGCGCCAGCGTGTCGCGCTCGCCAGAGCTCTCGCACTGGAACCGCGGGTACTGATACTGGACGAGCCGACCACCGGACTGGATGCATCGACCCGTAGTCGACTACTTGACGTCCTCGACTCCCTCCAGCGACGGCTCGATTTGACCTACGTCGTTATCTCACACGACCTCGACGTCGTCCGCCATCTCGCCGACAGGGTACTCGTGATGTATCTGGGTCGTGTCGTGGAGCGTGGGCCCGCGGAACTGTTGTTCGACCGACCGAGTCACCCCTACACGGCGGCGCTCGTTGAATCGATACCACCGCTGGACGGTACCATGCCGCTCGAAGGGGAGGTGCCCAGCGCCGTTGACCCGCCAAGTGGCTGTGCGTTTCATACGCGCTGCCCGAAGGCCGAACCGGAGTGTGTAAACACGGTTCCTGAATCGAGAGCTGTCGGACGGGCAGAGACACGCTGTCACTTTGCCGACGCTGTCGCGGACGGTAACCGGACATCCAAACATCCAGGTTGTGACCGAAAAAAGTGA